From Pelosinus fermentans DSM 17108, the proteins below share one genomic window:
- a CDS encoding dihydrolipoamide acetyltransferase family protein encodes MAVEITMPKMGLSMVTGTIVKWLKNEGDAVSKGDIILEVMTDKLTNTIDAPADGVLLRIVAQEEEELPIGALLGVIGMEGEVVQGAKTAGKAAPAAEPVISETKQADSGSQEVTGNRVKASPLARKLAKKNNVDFTQITGTGPSGRIVRDDVLAFIAQGGNSQQASTPKSIGSPAPIEEQENFTLTPYAGMRKAVGDNMSLSWSVAPKVNYHVSTDLSALLALRKTINEEAEVKITITDMLVKIVAVALKMSPHINIALVDKNIRNYKEVHVGVAVAINQGLVVPVVKNADIKTISQISREIKDLSLRARDNQLGMQEMRGGTFTVTNIGAYQSVDWFTPIINQPEAAILGVGRTVDTPVVENGEIVIKPMIGLSLSFDHRVIDGAPAAEFLGLLLKLIKKPYQALI; translated from the coding sequence ATGGCAGTAGAAATTACTATGCCGAAAATGGGTCTGTCTATGGTAACAGGGACCATCGTGAAATGGCTAAAGAATGAAGGGGATGCAGTCAGTAAGGGAGATATTATTCTGGAGGTTATGACTGATAAACTGACCAATACCATTGATGCTCCAGCGGATGGCGTGCTGCTCAGGATTGTTGCCCAAGAGGAAGAAGAACTTCCCATTGGTGCTTTACTGGGTGTGATTGGTATGGAAGGTGAAGTAGTTCAAGGTGCAAAAACTGCCGGCAAAGCAGCACCTGCTGCAGAGCCAGTGATTTCCGAAACGAAGCAGGCAGATAGTGGCAGCCAGGAAGTTACGGGAAATAGAGTGAAGGCTTCTCCTTTAGCCCGCAAGTTAGCCAAGAAAAACAATGTGGATTTTACGCAGATTACTGGTACCGGTCCATCAGGGCGCATTGTCCGAGATGACGTTCTTGCATTTATTGCCCAAGGTGGCAATTCCCAGCAGGCAAGCACACCAAAGAGCATTGGCAGCCCTGCTCCCATCGAAGAGCAAGAGAACTTTACTCTGACTCCTTATGCCGGCATGCGAAAAGCCGTCGGTGATAATATGTCCCTTAGTTGGTCCGTTGCACCAAAAGTCAATTACCATGTCAGCACGGATCTTTCTGCATTGCTAGCCTTACGAAAAACCATTAATGAAGAAGCGGAAGTTAAGATCACCATTACAGATATGCTGGTGAAAATTGTTGCTGTGGCACTTAAAATGTCGCCACATATTAATATCGCATTGGTTGACAAAAATATTAGAAATTATAAAGAAGTCCATGTAGGGGTGGCTGTTGCCATTAATCAAGGGTTAGTTGTACCGGTAGTGAAAAATGCAGATATCAAAACCATCTCTCAAATTAGCCGGGAAATTAAAGACTTATCCTTGCGGGCAAGAGATAATCAGTTAGGTATGCAGGAAATGCGGGGAGGAACCTTTACGGTTACGAATATCGGCGCTTATCAATCCGTTGATTGGTTTACCCCTATCATCAATCAGCCGGAAGCAGCGATTTTAGGAGTAGGCAGAACGGTAGACACACCTGTAGTAGAAAATGGAGAAATTGTAATTAAACCAATGATCGGACTTTCTTTATCCTTTGATCATCGCGTCATTGATGGGGCGCCTGCCGCTGAATTTTTAGGATTACTCTTAAAACTGATTAAAAAACCATATCAAGCTTTGATTTAG
- the lipB gene encoding lipoyl(octanoyl) transferase LipB has translation MGRKGYCIELEVCSYDEILHLQETLNRARQLGAIPDTLLLLEHQPCFTIGRKKGSSNHLLVSQQVLDEQHIKVFESNRGGDITYHGPGQLICYPIIGLTGVQKDVHAYANKMEELLIRTLACFGIAATRKKEYPGVWVEDQKIGAIGIAIRKWVTMHGVSLNVCPNLTHFSFIVPCGITSLGVTSMSRILETVDSRAVRRQLRKQFEELFEIQTELVSVERIKEMVHYAETGMVSCSGTQSG, from the coding sequence ATGGGACGCAAGGGATACTGTATAGAACTTGAAGTTTGCAGTTATGATGAAATTCTTCATTTACAGGAGACTCTAAATCGGGCCAGGCAGCTGGGCGCTATCCCGGATACGCTGCTTCTCCTTGAGCATCAGCCTTGCTTTACCATAGGAAGAAAAAAAGGCAGTTCCAATCATCTATTAGTCAGTCAACAGGTATTAGATGAGCAGCACATCAAAGTGTTTGAGTCAAACCGGGGCGGGGATATTACCTATCATGGCCCGGGACAACTGATCTGTTATCCTATCATTGGTTTAACAGGAGTGCAGAAGGATGTTCATGCTTACGCCAACAAAATGGAAGAATTATTGATTAGAACACTGGCGTGTTTTGGGATTGCAGCGACGCGCAAAAAAGAATATCCGGGAGTATGGGTTGAGGATCAAAAAATTGGGGCAATTGGCATTGCGATCCGAAAATGGGTTACGATGCATGGCGTTTCTTTAAATGTTTGCCCCAATCTAACACATTTTTCCTTTATTGTGCCTTGCGGTATTACTTCTTTAGGAGTCACCTCTATGTCCCGGATATTGGAGACGGTAGATTCTAGAGCGGTACGGAGGCAATTGCGAAAACAATTTGAAGAATTATTTGAAATACAAACAGAGCTAGTGAGTGTAGAGCGGATAAAGGAGATGGTCCACTATGCTGAGACCGGCATGGTTAGTTGTTCCGGCACCCAATCAGGATGA
- the lipA gene encoding lipoyl synthase — translation MLRPAWLVVPAPNQDDLAQMQSMLNAGNLHTVCESANCPNIGECFSQKTCTFMILGNICTRNCRFCAVEHGQLPLPVDREEPKAVALSAKQLNLAYVVVTSVTRDDLPDGGAGHFAKTIQEIRQALPTAKVEVLIPDLLGQFASLRQIIDAGPEVISHNIETVPRLYKDVRPQAIYERSLQLLKRVSTSGKNIAKAGIMLGLGEGHDEVLQTMVDIKAVGCQILTIGQYLRPSAQHHPIMEYIHPTAFKMWEEKAYEIGFSQVVSGPMVRSSYHAGQCYAKTFRS, via the coding sequence ATGCTGAGACCGGCATGGTTAGTTGTTCCGGCACCCAATCAGGATGATCTTGCCCAGATGCAGTCTATGCTGAATGCAGGCAATTTGCATACGGTATGTGAAAGTGCAAATTGCCCCAACATCGGAGAATGTTTTTCCCAGAAGACTTGTACATTTATGATTTTGGGAAACATATGCACTCGCAATTGCCGATTTTGTGCCGTAGAGCATGGGCAGTTACCCTTGCCTGTGGACAGGGAAGAACCTAAGGCCGTGGCATTGTCTGCCAAGCAGCTGAACCTTGCCTATGTGGTGGTAACCTCTGTCACAAGAGATGATTTGCCTGATGGTGGTGCAGGACATTTTGCTAAAACCATACAGGAGATTCGTCAGGCATTGCCGACAGCGAAAGTCGAAGTGCTGATTCCTGATCTTTTGGGACAGTTTGCATCACTAAGGCAGATTATTGATGCGGGGCCAGAGGTAATTAGTCATAATATCGAAACCGTGCCACGCTTATATAAAGATGTGCGGCCACAGGCGATTTATGAACGGTCTCTTCAACTACTCAAACGGGTTAGTACTAGTGGTAAAAATATTGCCAAAGCGGGTATTATGCTTGGGTTGGGAGAAGGACATGACGAGGTGCTGCAAACCATGGTTGATATAAAAGCAGTGGGCTGCCAAATCCTGACTATTGGACAGTATCTTCGCCCGTCTGCCCAGCATCACCCGATTATGGAATATATCCATCCCACTGCTTTTAAAATGTGGGAAGAGAAGGCATATGAGATTGGCTTTAGCCAAGTTGTTTCCGGTCCAATGGTGCGGAGTTCCTATCATGCCGGACAATGTTATGCAAAAACCTTTCGTAGTTAA
- a CDS encoding DUF6506 family protein → MALQAAFIFIAPEADPIHHRSIVKTPEVHLTVVGVKDYQEAEHVAKELVDQGITSLELCGGFGSIGTAAVTKAAQNKANVGAVRFDIHPGLGFKSGDDLFS, encoded by the coding sequence ATGGCTCTTCAAGCTGCCTTTATATTTATAGCCCCAGAGGCTGATCCTATCCACCATCGATCGATTGTGAAAACACCCGAGGTTCACTTAACGGTAGTGGGAGTCAAAGACTATCAAGAAGCTGAACACGTTGCCAAAGAGCTGGTAGATCAGGGAATTACATCTCTTGAATTATGTGGTGGTTTTGGCAGTATTGGAACGGCTGCGGTTACCAAGGCTGCCCAGAACAAAGCAAATGTGGGAGCGGTTCGTTTTGATATCCATCCCGGTCTTGGCTTTAAAAGCGGTGATGATCTTTTCAGCTAA
- the lpdA gene encoding dihydrolipoyl dehydrogenase: MKKKVIIVGGGPGGYVAAIRAAQLGAEVHIVEKEKMGGTCLNVGCIPTKALLHTAKLYHNVQEEANNGLRVEGISLDWPALMARKDTIVNRLVQGVKGLLKAHGVKTHSGQAVLKDAHKVQVVGETTVTLDADIIVLASGSVPSKIPVPGANSAGVIDSTAALSLPKVPKSLVIIGGGVIGTEFASLYSSFGTKVTIVEMLPEILPMVDRQIAKRVKEKLTECNIDFMLEAGLKEILPASNGLSAVVQTAGKNHEVAGEYILMATGRKANIHNMGLEEVGIQTERGKIVVNEYFATNIPHIYAIGDCNAQMMLAHAASAQGVAAVEYALGHRPFYNPKVIPSCIYTIPEAAGVGLTEDEAAAQGISYKVGLFPLLANGKSLIEGCESGLIKLIVAEKSGEILGGHIFGPRATDLIGEIALAMNLEATVDEVIATIHAHPTMSEGIAEAALSVSGNAIHWPPGAKIL, translated from the coding sequence ATGAAAAAAAAAGTAATTATTGTTGGAGGCGGTCCCGGGGGATATGTGGCAGCCATTCGCGCGGCACAACTGGGGGCTGAGGTTCATATTGTTGAAAAGGAAAAAATGGGTGGGACATGTTTAAATGTGGGCTGCATTCCCACCAAAGCCCTTCTCCATACTGCCAAGCTGTACCACAATGTGCAGGAAGAAGCAAATAATGGACTGCGCGTCGAAGGAATATCCTTGGATTGGCCAGCTCTTATGGCTCGTAAGGATACGATTGTAAATCGCCTGGTTCAAGGAGTAAAGGGACTCTTAAAAGCCCATGGAGTGAAGACTCATAGTGGGCAGGCAGTATTGAAAGATGCCCACAAAGTTCAGGTGGTAGGGGAGACTACAGTAACTCTTGATGCAGATATTATTGTGCTGGCTTCCGGTTCTGTTCCCAGTAAAATCCCTGTACCCGGTGCAAATAGTGCTGGAGTCATTGACAGTACGGCAGCGCTGAGTTTACCTAAAGTGCCAAAGTCCTTGGTTATCATTGGCGGTGGTGTTATTGGTACAGAGTTTGCATCATTATATAGCTCTTTTGGTACAAAGGTCACAATTGTCGAGATGCTGCCGGAAATATTACCGATGGTAGATCGTCAAATTGCCAAGAGAGTAAAGGAAAAGTTAACAGAGTGCAACATCGATTTTATGCTGGAAGCAGGATTAAAAGAAATACTGCCAGCCTCTAACGGATTAAGTGCCGTAGTGCAAACTGCTGGTAAAAACCATGAAGTGGCAGGAGAATATATTTTGATGGCCACAGGGCGTAAGGCCAATATTCATAATATGGGGCTTGAAGAAGTGGGAATCCAGACGGAGCGGGGGAAAATTGTTGTAAATGAATATTTTGCAACGAATATACCTCATATTTATGCAATCGGCGACTGCAATGCGCAGATGATGCTGGCACATGCAGCATCTGCCCAAGGCGTTGCAGCCGTTGAATATGCGTTAGGTCATCGTCCTTTCTACAATCCTAAAGTCATCCCTTCTTGCATTTATACCATTCCAGAAGCTGCAGGTGTGGGACTTACGGAAGATGAAGCAGCGGCTCAAGGGATATCCTATAAAGTTGGTTTATTTCCTTTATTGGCAAATGGAAAGTCCCTCATTGAAGGATGTGAGTCTGGTCTGATTAAATTAATTGTCGCTGAAAAAAGCGGAGAAATTCTAGGCGGACATATTTTTGGACCAAGAGCCACTGATTTGATTGGGGAAATAGCACTGGCAATGAATCTGGAAGCAACGGTGGATGAAGTCATTGCAACAATCCATGCCCATCCTACAATGAGTGAAGGAATCGCCGAGGCAGCGCTCAGCGTGAGCGGCAATGCAATCCATTGGCCCCCAGGAGCAAAAATACTTTAA
- a CDS encoding methyl-accepting chemotaxis protein, whose product MKWTVGKKIGGGFSLVLALVILMSGFTIWKIGEITANYHTFSKLNIEKMEMVQGAAADIANEAVTMRRFNFVGDPNDIPVYNDYKTKSNDRLKWLEKNLNTGTGKEYITSIKQAKEEYERIAELSMAAKQAGKSDEVAHYMAEAGSPYKATMTATEKLTLETRTYVAQEQEQYAKDARSSQVFLIVINIIVIIVSSIIAFFISRNISRPVHTVAEVASQIAAGNLAADTITYQSEDEIGQLADAFNKMRTNLRTVISQVSVSAEQLAASSEELTASAEQSAQASTQVAISIMEVATGTEAQGRNINSAAATVGNITTAIQEIASNAGIATGISDRAAAAAQNGGNSIEAAIQQMNTINQTVTESAKVVTKLGERSREIGQIVDTISNIANQTNLLALNAAIEAARAGEQGRGFAVVAEEVRKLAEQSQAATKQIASLIQEIQNETDNAVTAMNDGTREVKLGTDVVNTAGGAFTEISSLASQVSSQVKDIASAIERVAAGSEEMVVSIREIETISKETSGQTQTVSAATEEQSASMEEIASSSEALAHLAEELQVTIATFKL is encoded by the coding sequence ATGAAATGGACTGTAGGCAAAAAAATAGGCGGAGGATTTTCCCTTGTCCTAGCTCTTGTTATTCTGATGAGCGGTTTTACCATTTGGAAAATAGGTGAAATAACTGCAAATTATCACACATTTAGTAAACTAAATATCGAAAAAATGGAAATGGTCCAAGGCGCAGCCGCTGATATTGCCAATGAGGCCGTGACCATGCGTCGCTTCAACTTTGTTGGCGATCCAAATGATATTCCAGTCTACAATGACTATAAAACGAAATCAAATGACCGCTTGAAATGGTTAGAAAAAAATCTTAATACAGGAACAGGAAAAGAATACATTACTTCTATAAAGCAAGCAAAAGAAGAATATGAAAGAATCGCTGAACTATCGATGGCCGCCAAACAAGCTGGTAAGTCTGATGAGGTCGCTCATTATATGGCTGAAGCAGGAAGTCCCTATAAAGCTACTATGACTGCTACAGAAAAATTAACCCTCGAGACAAGAACCTATGTCGCCCAAGAGCAAGAACAATACGCGAAAGATGCTAGATCTTCTCAAGTCTTTTTAATTGTTATCAATATCATTGTCATTATTGTATCTAGTATCATTGCATTTTTCATTTCTCGTAATATTTCGCGCCCCGTACATACTGTTGCTGAAGTTGCCAGCCAAATCGCCGCTGGAAACTTAGCCGCCGACACAATAACCTACCAATCAGAAGACGAAATTGGACAGCTTGCCGATGCTTTTAATAAAATGCGTACGAATTTGCGAACTGTCATATCCCAAGTATCCGTCTCTGCAGAACAACTTGCCGCTTCATCAGAAGAATTAACGGCAAGTGCAGAACAATCAGCTCAGGCATCTACGCAAGTAGCTATATCCATTATGGAAGTAGCTACGGGTACGGAAGCGCAAGGGCGAAACATTAATTCTGCGGCAGCAACAGTTGGAAATATAACAACAGCGATTCAAGAAATCGCCAGCAATGCCGGCATTGCCACTGGAATTAGCGACCGGGCTGCTGCTGCTGCACAAAATGGTGGAAACTCCATCGAAGCGGCCATCCAACAAATGAATACGATTAATCAAACCGTTACAGAATCTGCTAAAGTTGTCACAAAACTAGGTGAACGTTCCCGAGAAATTGGTCAAATCGTTGATACCATTTCCAATATTGCCAATCAAACAAATCTGCTGGCTTTAAATGCAGCTATTGAGGCAGCACGGGCAGGAGAACAAGGCAGAGGTTTCGCCGTTGTAGCAGAGGAAGTTCGCAAACTGGCAGAACAATCCCAAGCAGCAACGAAACAAATTGCATCACTCATTCAAGAGATACAAAATGAAACAGACAATGCAGTTACTGCTATGAATGACGGAACCCGTGAGGTGAAACTGGGTACCGATGTAGTAAATACTGCCGGCGGGGCTTTTACGGAAATTTCCAGTTTAGCCAGTCAAGTCTCCAGCCAAGTGAAAGATATTGCCTCTGCCATTGAGCGCGTAGCTGCAGGCAGTGAAGAAATGGTTGTCTCAATCCGTGAGATTGAAACCATTAGCAAGGAAACAAGCGGGCAAACACAAACCGTTTCCGCGGCCACGGAAGAACAATCGGCTTCCATGGAAGAAATCGCCTCCTCCAGTGAAGCACTGGCCCATCTAGCTGAAGAACTGCAAGTAACAATCGCTACGTTCAAACTCTAG
- a CDS encoding LysR family transcriptional regulator translates to MTISKYEIFNTIVELGSLTKAAEKLHLTQSGVSYAISTLESELGFSLLKRNRSGVSLTSNGERILIFIQKILQQEELLQQEVISIKSLNTGTVRLGTLSSVSMQWLPGILSQFHEAYPLIEVKTYLGCYDEMSDWISNSTIDFGFVSLPTSKPFEVMPLKKDKLVVLLPPDHPLQHQKFISFNQLRGEHFIMPQWGSDDNIKRLLHENKVKLQVKYELMEERTIFAMVQMGLGISILPELILINIPGDIHIVELEKTDYRILGLASLSMKNISPAGKKFIACTRSWLREHNFLDFE, encoded by the coding sequence TTGACTATTTCAAAATATGAGATTTTCAACACAATTGTTGAACTTGGCAGCTTGACCAAAGCCGCTGAAAAACTTCATCTGACACAATCAGGTGTAAGCTATGCAATCTCTACTCTTGAATCCGAACTGGGGTTTTCTTTGCTTAAAAGGAATCGTTCCGGTGTAAGTCTGACCAGCAATGGGGAACGTATTCTTATATTTATTCAGAAAATTTTGCAGCAAGAGGAACTTCTACAGCAAGAAGTAATCTCAATTAAAAGCTTAAATACAGGCACTGTTCGTTTAGGAACATTATCCAGTGTCTCCATGCAATGGCTTCCTGGAATTTTATCTCAGTTTCATGAAGCGTATCCTCTTATCGAAGTGAAAACCTATTTAGGATGCTATGATGAAATGAGCGATTGGATTTCAAACAGCACCATTGATTTTGGATTTGTTTCATTGCCCACGTCTAAACCATTTGAAGTGATGCCTTTAAAAAAGGATAAGCTGGTCGTTCTCCTGCCACCTGACCACCCTTTGCAGCATCAAAAATTCATATCTTTCAATCAACTAAGAGGTGAACATTTTATTATGCCTCAATGGGGTAGTGATGACAATATTAAGCGGCTTTTACATGAGAACAAAGTGAAACTGCAGGTCAAATATGAACTAATGGAAGAACGTACTATTTTTGCAATGGTGCAAATGGGATTAGGAATCAGTATTCTTCCTGAACTAATTTTAATTAATATACCTGGAGACATTCATATCGTTGAATTAGAAAAAACGGATTACCGCATCTTAGGATTAGCTTCCCTTTCTATGAAGAATATATCTCCTGCTGGAAAGAAGTTTATTGCTTGTACCCGTTCCTGGCTGCGAGAGCATAATTTCCTTGATTTTGAATAA
- a CDS encoding sensor histidine kinase → MTVSLRAKLFIILSGLVLFFVLMFLGLTHAGLERFYISQKKEALIINSTNFDLLYQGNPKEMSLELERITNTLGAAIIIFTKEGQVKYSSFGPLVDQDLSNPSPPPPFISNALNNPALSRTTPPRFPPGPPPIIKSREIIDNRTILEMEHDQDLRIDFMVIRHKMTNDDILVIKQPLALISESVSVAAQFIIFTGILSVAAGCIWAFFFAKRFTLPIIELNRIAQSMSQLDFSQKCTINHNDEIGELGKSINHLSYQLDTAISELNQKNQQLMADVEKERKLDTMRKNFVSSVSHELKTPLSLILGYAEGLREDVARDEDSKNYYCSVIIDEAEKMDKLVKDLLNLSQIESGFFQLSRTTFDLSLLLHDILLKYSTILAERNILLEMDSIHPYAVNGDELRIEQVLLNLFTNAIDHAEFKKTIKIWVKEADNHIRVFIYNSGRPIPEESLEKIWTSFYKVDKARTREYGGYGLGLSIVRAIQELHGNHYGVNNVEDGVVFWFDLTKAKNIGNLY, encoded by the coding sequence ATGACGGTTTCACTGCGTGCAAAACTCTTTATTATCTTAAGCGGCTTGGTGTTATTTTTTGTACTTATGTTCTTAGGGCTTACCCATGCTGGCTTAGAAAGATTTTATATTTCACAAAAAAAAGAAGCTCTTATTATTAACAGTACCAACTTCGACCTTTTATATCAGGGCAATCCAAAGGAAATGTCTTTGGAGCTGGAGCGGATTACCAATACATTAGGGGCAGCCATTATTATTTTCACCAAAGAAGGACAGGTCAAATATAGTTCCTTTGGTCCCCTTGTGGATCAAGATCTGTCTAACCCATCCCCTCCTCCTCCCTTTATCTCCAATGCTCTTAATAATCCTGCCCTTTCTCGTACCACACCTCCCCGCTTTCCTCCCGGTCCTCCACCTATCATCAAAAGCAGAGAAATCATTGATAACCGCACCATTTTGGAAATGGAGCATGACCAAGATTTAAGGATTGATTTTATGGTAATTCGCCATAAAATGACAAACGATGACATTCTGGTTATAAAGCAGCCCCTGGCATTAATATCTGAAAGCGTGAGTGTCGCAGCCCAATTTATTATTTTTACGGGCATACTCTCTGTTGCAGCAGGCTGTATTTGGGCCTTTTTCTTTGCGAAACGATTTACCCTGCCCATCATAGAACTGAATCGCATTGCACAAAGCATGTCACAGCTTGATTTTTCTCAGAAATGTACGATCAACCACAACGATGAGATTGGCGAACTAGGTAAAAGCATTAACCACTTATCCTATCAATTGGATACAGCCATCTCAGAGCTCAACCAAAAAAATCAGCAGCTCATGGCAGATGTAGAAAAGGAAAGAAAACTGGATACAATGCGTAAAAACTTTGTATCCAGTGTCTCCCATGAACTAAAAACTCCCCTTTCCCTCATTTTAGGATATGCAGAAGGCTTAAGAGAAGATGTGGCACGGGATGAGGACAGTAAAAACTATTACTGCTCTGTCATCATTGACGAAGCAGAAAAAATGGATAAATTAGTAAAAGATCTGCTAAATCTATCCCAAATTGAATCCGGGTTCTTTCAATTAAGCAGAACCACCTTCGATCTTTCCCTGCTTCTGCACGATATTCTCCTTAAATACTCTACCATTTTGGCAGAAAGAAACATTCTTTTGGAAATGGACAGCATCCATCCCTATGCAGTAAACGGGGATGAACTCCGCATTGAGCAGGTATTGCTCAACCTCTTTACTAACGCCATTGATCATGCCGAATTTAAGAAGACCATTAAAATCTGGGTAAAAGAAGCAGACAATCACATCAGAGTTTTTATTTATAATTCAGGACGCCCCATTCCAGAAGAAAGCCTCGAAAAAATATGGACGAGCTTTTATAAAGTAGACAAAGCTCGAACCAGAGAGTACGGCGGTTATGGTCTAGGCCTATCCATTGTCCGCGCAATCCAGGAATTACACGGCAATCATTATGGTGTAAATAATGTGGAAGATGGTGTTGTTTTTTGGTTTGATCTTACCAAAGCAAAAAATATAGGAAATCTATACTAG
- a CDS encoding response regulator transcription factor, whose protein sequence is MNKTILIVDDELRIRKLIADFLVREGYSTLEADNGRVALELLAAEQVDLIILDVMMPEHDGWTVCRELRKKSNIPVIMLTAKGEEVDQLFAFEIGADEYVTKPFSPKVLTARVNALFRRIEREKAIVYDGLEINTTARQVSINDQFLDLSPKEYELLTYLTENSGKALSRQQILNQVWSYDYFGDLRTVDTHINRLRTKLGDKSALVQTIRGYGYRFEAEK, encoded by the coding sequence ATGAATAAAACAATCTTAATTGTTGACGATGAACTGCGTATCAGGAAACTGATTGCTGATTTTCTAGTCCGGGAAGGTTATAGCACCCTAGAAGCTGACAATGGACGCGTCGCCTTGGAGCTCCTGGCAGCAGAACAGGTGGACCTGATCATTCTGGATGTTATGATGCCAGAACATGATGGTTGGACCGTATGCAGAGAGCTTAGAAAGAAAAGCAATATTCCTGTCATTATGCTTACAGCTAAAGGAGAAGAAGTAGACCAGCTTTTTGCTTTTGAAATCGGTGCCGATGAATATGTCACTAAGCCCTTTAGCCCTAAAGTGTTAACAGCTCGTGTAAACGCATTATTTCGCCGCATAGAAAGAGAAAAAGCCATCGTATATGATGGCTTAGAAATTAATACAACAGCAAGACAAGTATCTATAAATGATCAATTCCTGGATTTAAGCCCTAAAGAATATGAACTCCTTACCTATTTGACCGAGAATAGCGGTAAGGCATTAAGTCGACAGCAAATCTTAAATCAAGTGTGGAGTTATGATTACTTTGGTGATCTGCGAACTGTAGATACTCATATCAATCGGCTGAGAACCAAGCTAGGAGATAAAAGCGCACTTGTCCAAACTATCAGAGGATATGGTTATCGATTCGAGGCCGAAAAATGA
- a CDS encoding efflux RND transporter periplasmic adaptor subunit, whose product MIWNRINHYKKWVILLIVAAALGGGGAYYLKKNSTPVVAGTTAVIGRGDVIEAISATGTISAVNSVDISSRVTGLISELRVQENDMVKKGQVLVVLDDTTIKAQIAQYQAQMENYAVIYERSQKLAAIGAEPQQQLDTDRTNYLVAQSTYNSNASQVGYYVITAPIDGMVIGTPTPAGQTVAQGISTPQVIMTIADMSKMQIKVLVDESDIGRVKMGQEVTFTVDSYTTQTFAGKVTRISRSATTSSNVVYYPVYVDVDSTESLLYPTMTARVTIKASESKNVLVAPLAAVKEDKGQKYVQLMVNGKEQNVPVSIGLSDDEKVEIRSGLNEGDTILVPATKARTAATTTQNQGPPPPM is encoded by the coding sequence ATGATTTGGAATAGAATAAATCACTATAAAAAATGGGTCATACTCCTGATTGTTGCAGCAGCCTTGGGCGGAGGAGGAGCCTATTACCTTAAGAAAAACAGCACTCCTGTAGTTGCAGGGACAACAGCTGTCATTGGCAGAGGTGACGTTATTGAAGCAATCTCCGCGACCGGCACTATTTCTGCAGTCAATTCGGTTGATATTAGTTCGCGAGTGACAGGGCTCATTAGCGAGTTGCGGGTACAAGAAAATGATATGGTAAAAAAAGGACAGGTGTTGGTTGTGCTGGATGATACAACGATTAAAGCACAAATTGCCCAATATCAGGCTCAGATGGAAAATTATGCGGTCATTTATGAACGCAGTCAAAAATTAGCTGCTATTGGTGCTGAACCGCAGCAGCAGCTAGATACAGACCGGACTAATTATCTTGTAGCCCAATCGACTTACAACAGTAATGCATCCCAGGTGGGATATTATGTAATAACAGCACCGATTGATGGCATGGTAATTGGTACACCAACTCCTGCAGGGCAGACCGTGGCCCAAGGGATTTCCACTCCTCAAGTTATCATGACTATCGCCGATATGTCGAAAATGCAAATCAAAGTTTTGGTAGATGAATCAGATATTGGCAGAGTGAAGATGGGGCAAGAGGTTACTTTCACTGTAGATTCTTATACAACCCAGACTTTTGCCGGAAAAGTGACACGGATTTCCCGAAGTGCGACCACTTCCTCTAATGTTGTATATTATCCCGTATATGTAGATGTGGATTCAACTGAGAGCCTCCTATATCCTACGATGACTGCTAGAGTAACGATCAAAGCCAGCGAAAGCAAAAATGTATTGGTTGCCCCCTTGGCAGCTGTTAAGGAAGATAAGGGACAAAAATATGTACAATTGATGGTAAATGGTAAAGAACAGAATGTGCCAGTCAGTATCGGACTAAGTGATGATGAAAAAGTGGAAATACGCAGTGGTTTAAATGAGGGGGATACGATCCTAGTGCCAGCAACGAAGGCGCGTACAGCTGCAACAACCACGCAAAATCAGGGGCCGCCGCCTCCCATGTAA